In Acidaminococcus timonensis, one DNA window encodes the following:
- a CDS encoding glycosyltransferase family 25 protein has translation MAYFFHYVISAQPMSKRKERIMEQFAQWGMKPNFFDAIMGNELSKEKLLKLSASEGLLTLGEIGCALSHLGVYRKLLESREPCVYVFEDDAKFTDAFMELQPKIQQFMEEQTKPTVLLLYTINGRKKVCRKLDSKVSIMRSLAGTRAHAYVLNRSAARNLLKAQTPVKIELDAWAIYQKLGFIRLYCLNQNVVGLDRELEKASTIDQISKRGGRDQGKIQRIKDRHIKNWYNHLTTAEKIAFFERRICRHIQELYYENNEKNL, from the coding sequence GTGGCGTATTTTTTCCATTATGTCATCAGTGCCCAACCGATGAGTAAGAGAAAAGAACGGATAATGGAACAGTTTGCCCAATGGGGAATGAAGCCGAATTTCTTTGATGCCATCATGGGGAATGAGCTATCAAAGGAAAAATTGCTGAAATTGTCAGCTTCCGAGGGCTTGCTGACCCTTGGGGAAATCGGCTGTGCCCTGTCCCATCTTGGGGTCTACCGGAAACTGCTGGAGAGCCGGGAACCTTGTGTGTATGTATTTGAAGACGATGCAAAGTTTACGGATGCGTTCATGGAACTGCAGCCAAAAATCCAGCAATTCATGGAAGAGCAGACGAAACCCACCGTCCTGCTCCTTTACACCATCAATGGCCGGAAAAAAGTCTGCCGGAAACTCGATTCCAAAGTTTCCATTATGCGAAGTCTGGCGGGAACAAGGGCCCATGCCTATGTGCTGAATCGGTCAGCGGCCCGGAACCTGTTGAAAGCCCAGACTCCGGTGAAAATCGAACTGGATGCCTGGGCTATCTATCAGAAATTGGGATTCATTCGGTTATACTGTCTGAACCAAAATGTGGTAGGTCTGGACAGGGAACTGGAAAAAGCTTCTACCATCGATCAAATTTCGAAGCGGGGCGGGAGAGATCAGGGAAAAATACAGCGAATCAAAGACCGGCATATAAAAAACTGGTATAATCATCTGACGACAGCAGAAAAAATAGCCTTTTTTGAAAGACGCATCTGCCGTCATATTCAGGAACTGTATTACGAGAACAATGAAAAAAACTTATAA
- a CDS encoding glycosyltransferase family 9 protein, whose translation MKKTYKNIFIDGIMHMGDMIMTASVFPVIRKHCPEARISYLCSANLAFVANLLEGPDEVIPYSYHSKGGYMDVYRLGKKLGKHHFDLGISLDPRERVTLMKWFAAIPERISLEQALGWKLGWERLFYTRDLALPRGWSYQEHSMAASFQRLMRDFFHDPEMAFDPVRLKPAPAEDRKWAARLLQKEQPRGKKIALCIQTTSRTKDWPVERFSAVCDWLVETYDATLFLTGIPSHEERGKAILQGMEHGERVVDLIGVTTFTQLVGLLEKMDLLLSLDTGTAHVGAAAGCPVVTLFTFNSPVIYRPPGKYCEGVSGHLACSGKHICIGPSRCPKNDCVEVVTVPMVQRAIQKIFQETK comes from the coding sequence ATGAAAAAAACTTATAAAAATATATTTATCGACGGCATCATGCATATGGGGGATATGATCATGACCGCCTCCGTGTTTCCGGTCATTCGGAAACATTGTCCAGAGGCCCGGATCTCTTATCTGTGCAGTGCCAATCTGGCCTTTGTTGCCAATCTGCTGGAGGGGCCCGATGAAGTGATCCCCTACAGCTACCACAGCAAAGGCGGGTATATGGATGTGTACCGTCTGGGAAAGAAACTGGGCAAGCATCACTTCGACCTGGGAATTTCCCTGGACCCCCGGGAACGGGTGACCCTGATGAAATGGTTTGCTGCCATTCCGGAACGGATCAGCCTGGAACAGGCCCTGGGCTGGAAACTGGGCTGGGAACGGCTGTTCTATACCCGGGATCTGGCGCTGCCCAGGGGATGGTCCTATCAGGAACATTCCATGGCAGCCAGCTTCCAGCGGCTCATGCGGGATTTCTTCCACGATCCGGAGATGGCCTTTGACCCGGTGCGGCTGAAACCGGCTCCGGCAGAAGACCGGAAATGGGCTGCCCGGCTGCTGCAAAAGGAGCAGCCCCGGGGAAAGAAAATCGCCCTGTGCATCCAGACCACATCCCGCACCAAGGACTGGCCGGTGGAACGGTTCAGCGCCGTTTGTGACTGGCTGGTGGAAACCTATGACGCCACCTTGTTCCTTACGGGGATCCCGTCCCATGAGGAACGGGGCAAGGCCATCCTGCAGGGCATGGAACATGGGGAAAGGGTGGTGGATCTGATTGGAGTCACCACCTTTACCCAGCTGGTGGGACTTTTGGAAAAAATGGATCTGCTGCTGTCCCTGGATACAGGAACAGCCCACGTCGGTGCGGCGGCAGGCTGCCCGGTGGTGACTCTCTTTACGTTCAATTCCCCGGTGATTTATCGGCCACCGGGAAAATACTGCGAGGGAGTCAGTGGCCATCTGGCCTGTTCAGGGAAGCATATCTGCATCGGTCCCAGCCGCTGTCCAAAAAATGATTGTGTAGAAGTGGTCACTGTGCCCATGGTGCAGAGGGCCATTCAGAAGATCTTTCAGGAGACAAAATGA
- a CDS encoding O-antigen ligase family protein yields MVLASWLTGDKASFQLSIKFLSYSLPFWLLYLILQQSPSLFQSTFWGMLTGSWVLLALTCQDILHPLKDGRVHASFASANNFAMCLEAILPLLWLETLQVRKEYKNSARGKVLFVVALLTSLLLTGALVLSKSRGGIAGFLLGAVTVVIASLLQKKKDWPLQKRLIVLVVALGVVAVGVFRGTLAFNQRSYDGERLLLAQSAYHMWEDHKLYGVGFQQWNRVYQAKYILPGAKEPTLSLAHNNVANFFSGTGTLGGLGYLFFTFGSLAVLLCKLDQTRDNIYGKMMVWVWLAFFIHGMVDNSLYARFNTRLYFAMWGISLAAFLPPKKA; encoded by the coding sequence GTGGTCCTTGCTTCCTGGCTGACAGGGGATAAGGCTTCTTTCCAACTGTCCATTAAGTTTTTATCCTATTCCCTTCCGTTCTGGTTATTGTATCTGATTCTGCAGCAGAGCCCTTCCCTGTTCCAGAGCACGTTCTGGGGGATGCTGACCGGCTCCTGGGTACTGCTGGCTTTGACCTGCCAGGATATCCTGCATCCGCTGAAGGATGGACGGGTCCATGCTTCCTTTGCGTCTGCCAATAATTTTGCCATGTGTCTGGAAGCCATCCTGCCTCTGCTGTGGCTGGAAACCCTGCAAGTCCGGAAGGAATACAAGAATTCGGCCCGAGGAAAGGTCCTGTTTGTGGTCGCACTACTGACCAGTCTCCTGTTGACTGGGGCCCTGGTCCTGAGCAAATCCCGGGGTGGGATTGCCGGCTTTCTGCTGGGAGCGGTGACTGTGGTTATTGCTTCCCTGCTGCAAAAAAAGAAGGATTGGCCGCTGCAGAAGAGACTGATTGTCCTGGTGGTGGCCTTGGGTGTCGTTGCCGTGGGAGTTTTCCGGGGAACCCTCGCATTCAATCAGCGGTCCTATGATGGGGAACGGCTGCTTCTAGCCCAGTCTGCTTACCATATGTGGGAGGACCATAAGCTCTACGGAGTTGGATTCCAGCAGTGGAATCGGGTTTATCAGGCGAAATACATCCTGCCGGGAGCCAAGGAACCGACCCTGTCTCTGGCCCACAACAATGTGGCCAACTTTTTTTCCGGGACGGGGACGTTGGGAGGCCTGGGCTATCTGTTTTTCACCTTTGGTTCTCTTGCTGTTTTACTATGTAAGCTTGATCAAACGCGTGACAATATTTATGGTAAGATGATGGTGTGGGTCTGGTTGGCTTTTTTTATCCATGGGATGGTGGATAACAGCTTATATGCCAGGTTCAATACAAGATTATACTTTGCTATGTGGGGAATTTCTTTGGCGGCATTTTTACCCCCAAAGAAAGCATAG
- the nifJ gene encoding pyruvate:ferredoxin (flavodoxin) oxidoreductase, producing the protein MKKMKTMDGNTAAAYTSYAFTEVAAIYPITPSSPMAEVSDEWASHGKKNIFGRPVQIMEMQSEAGASGAVHGSLASGALTTTYTASQGLLLMIPNMYKIAGELLPAVFDVAARCVATSSLNIFGDHSDVMATRQTGFAMLAESGVQEVMDLTAVAHLSAIKGHVPFVNFFDGFRTSHEIQKIELLDYEDLKKLVDYDELKKFRDHALNPDHPVIRGTNQNPDIDFQTREAVNKYYLALPEIVEGYMKEISKLTGRDYKLFNYTGAPDAENVVVIMGSGAQTVEEVVKILVGQGEKVGVLNVHLYRPFSAKHFFEAMPKTVKRIAVMDRTKEPGSNGEPLYLDVRDIYYNKADRPLIVGGRYGLGSKEFYPGDVLAIFDNLKAAEPKDHFTVGIVDDVTNTSLPKEKTLDITPKGTVSCKFWGLGSDGTVGANKMAIKIIGDKTDKYAQGYFAYDSKKSGGITVSHLRFGDTPIHMPFLINFADYVAVHNPSYVHRYNVANGLKKGGVFLLNCPWKGEELEKELPGQLKKYLAENNIQFYTIDAVKIASEIGLGGRINMIMQAAFFKLANVIPVEDAVKYLKESIVTSYGKKGQKVVDMNNAAVDQGVNAIVKVDVPASWANCEYEPLYKKIGDDFYDNIMIPMTEQEGDSLPVSALMGQADGTFPSGTAAFEKRGIAINVPEWNIENCIQCNQCALMCPHAAIRPFLLTDEELKNAPEGLKAKPALGAKGLNFCITVSPMDCQGCSNCVDACPGMKGNKALAMKPFATQEGRAPIWDYCVKEVSPKQNPMKTSTIKGSQFEQPLLEFSGACAGCGETPYAKLVTQLVGDRMMIANATGCSSIWAAAAPSMPYTTNHKGHGPAWANSLFEDNAEYGLGMYLGVKAVRDRLVDEMKAAEAVASDDLKAAMEDWIANKDEGEGSRARAEKLVELLEAEKAGKPELEKLYENKQFFVKRSQWIFGGDGWSYDIGYGGVDHVLASGDDVNIMVFDTEVYSNTGGQSSKSTPEAAVAQFAASGKRTKKKDLGMMAMTYGYVYVAQINLGADKNQALKAIREAEAYHGPSLIICYSPCINHGIKRGMQHSFLEAKAAVDCGYWSCYRYNPELKKEGKKSFFLDSTKTPNFDEFENFLKGEVRYASLAKGFPDIAEDLYAKTKKDAEERLAGYVKLDAEDK; encoded by the coding sequence ATGAAAAAAATGAAGACAATGGATGGCAACACCGCGGCCGCATATACTTCTTATGCGTTCACGGAAGTTGCGGCGATCTACCCGATCACTCCTTCTTCTCCGATGGCAGAAGTCAGTGATGAATGGGCTTCTCATGGCAAGAAGAACATTTTTGGTCGTCCGGTACAAATCATGGAAATGCAGTCTGAAGCAGGTGCTTCCGGTGCTGTGCACGGTTCCCTGGCTTCCGGTGCTCTGACCACGACTTACACCGCATCTCAGGGCTTGCTGCTGATGATCCCGAACATGTACAAGATCGCTGGCGAACTGCTGCCTGCAGTTTTCGACGTAGCTGCTCGTTGCGTTGCTACCAGCTCTCTGAACATCTTCGGTGACCACAGTGACGTTATGGCAACCCGTCAAACCGGTTTTGCCATGCTGGCAGAAAGCGGCGTTCAGGAAGTTATGGACCTGACTGCTGTTGCTCATCTGTCCGCCATCAAAGGCCATGTGCCTTTCGTGAACTTCTTCGATGGGTTCCGTACTTCTCACGAAATCCAGAAGATCGAACTGCTGGACTATGAAGACCTGAAAAAACTGGTTGACTACGATGAACTGAAAAAATTCCGTGACCATGCGCTGAACCCGGATCATCCTGTAATCCGTGGTACCAACCAAAACCCGGATATTGACTTCCAGACCCGTGAAGCCGTCAACAAATATTATCTGGCTCTGCCGGAAATCGTTGAAGGCTATATGAAAGAAATCAGCAAACTGACTGGCCGTGACTACAAACTGTTCAACTACACCGGTGCTCCCGATGCAGAAAACGTTGTGGTCATCATGGGCAGCGGCGCACAGACTGTAGAAGAAGTTGTTAAGATCCTGGTTGGCCAGGGCGAAAAAGTGGGTGTCCTGAACGTTCACCTGTATCGTCCGTTCTCCGCCAAACACTTCTTCGAAGCAATGCCTAAGACTGTAAAACGCATTGCCGTTATGGATCGTACCAAGGAACCGGGTTCCAATGGCGAACCTCTGTACCTGGATGTCCGTGACATCTACTACAACAAGGCTGACCGTCCTCTGATCGTTGGCGGCCGTTATGGTCTGGGTTCCAAGGAATTCTATCCTGGCGACGTTCTGGCTATCTTCGATAACCTGAAAGCTGCTGAACCGAAAGATCACTTCACCGTGGGCATCGTTGATGATGTGACCAACACCTCTCTGCCGAAAGAAAAGACCCTGGATATCACTCCGAAAGGCACTGTATCCTGCAAGTTCTGGGGCCTGGGCTCTGATGGTACCGTTGGTGCCAACAAGATGGCCATCAAGATCATCGGCGATAAGACTGACAAATACGCTCAGGGCTACTTCGCTTATGACTCCAAGAAATCCGGCGGTATCACCGTTTCCCACCTGCGTTTCGGCGACACTCCGATCCATATGCCGTTCCTGATCAACTTCGCTGACTATGTAGCTGTACACAATCCTTCTTATGTACATCGTTACAACGTAGCCAACGGCCTGAAAAAAGGCGGCGTATTCCTGCTGAACTGCCCGTGGAAAGGCGAAGAACTGGAAAAGGAACTGCCTGGTCAATTGAAGAAATACCTGGCTGAAAACAACATCCAATTCTACACCATCGATGCTGTGAAGATCGCTTCTGAAATCGGTCTGGGCGGTCGTATCAACATGATCATGCAGGCAGCCTTCTTCAAACTGGCTAACGTAATCCCTGTGGAAGATGCTGTGAAGTACCTGAAAGAATCCATTGTCACCTCCTACGGCAAGAAAGGCCAGAAGGTGGTTGACATGAACAACGCAGCTGTGGATCAGGGCGTAAATGCCATTGTTAAAGTTGACGTTCCTGCTTCCTGGGCTAACTGCGAATATGAACCGCTGTACAAGAAGATCGGTGACGACTTCTATGACAACATCATGATCCCCATGACGGAACAGGAAGGCGACAGCCTGCCGGTATCCGCTCTGATGGGCCAGGCCGATGGTACCTTCCCGTCCGGTACTGCTGCTTTTGAAAAACGGGGTATCGCCATCAACGTTCCTGAATGGAACATTGAAAACTGCATCCAGTGCAACCAGTGCGCTCTGATGTGCCCGCATGCAGCTATCCGTCCGTTCCTGCTGACTGACGAAGAACTGAAGAATGCTCCGGAAGGCTTGAAAGCCAAACCGGCTCTGGGTGCAAAAGGCCTGAACTTCTGCATCACCGTAAGCCCGATGGACTGCCAAGGCTGCTCCAACTGCGTGGATGCCTGCCCGGGCATGAAAGGCAACAAGGCTCTGGCCATGAAACCTTTCGCTACGCAGGAAGGCCGCGCTCCGATCTGGGATTACTGCGTGAAGGAAGTTTCTCCGAAACAAAACCCGATGAAGACTTCCACCATCAAAGGTTCTCAGTTCGAACAACCGCTGCTGGAATTCTCCGGCGCCTGCGCTGGTTGCGGCGAAACTCCGTATGCCAAACTGGTTACCCAGCTGGTCGGCGACCGCATGATGATCGCCAACGCTACGGGCTGCTCCTCCATTTGGGCTGCTGCTGCTCCGTCCATGCCGTACACCACCAACCACAAGGGCCATGGTCCTGCCTGGGCTAACTCCCTGTTCGAAGACAACGCTGAATATGGTCTGGGTATGTACCTGGGCGTAAAAGCTGTCCGCGATCGTCTGGTTGATGAAATGAAGGCTGCTGAAGCTGTTGCTTCCGACGACCTGAAGGCCGCTATGGAAGACTGGATCGCCAACAAGGACGAAGGCGAAGGCTCTCGTGCCCGCGCTGAAAAACTGGTTGAACTGCTGGAAGCTGAAAAAGCCGGCAAACCGGAACTGGAAAAACTGTATGAAAACAAACAGTTCTTCGTGAAACGTTCCCAGTGGATCTTCGGCGGCGACGGCTGGTCCTATGATATCGGTTACGGCGGTGTAGACCACGTACTGGCCTCCGGCGACGATGTAAACATCATGGTATTCGATACCGAAGTTTACTCCAACACCGGCGGACAATCCTCCAAATCTACTCCTGAAGCTGCTGTTGCTCAATTCGCTGCTTCCGGTAAGAGAACCAAGAAGAAGGATCTGGGCATGATGGCCATGACCTATGGTTATGTCTATGTTGCTCAAATCAACCTGGGTGCCGACAAGAACCAGGCTCTGAAAGCCATCAGAGAAGCAGAAGCTTATCATGGTCCTTCCCTGATCATCTGCTACTCTCCTTGCATCAACCATGGTATCAAGAGAGGCATGCAGCACTCCTTCCTGGAAGCCAAGGCTGCTGTTGACTGTGGTTACTGGTCCTGCTACCGGTACAACCCTGAACTGAAGAAGGAAGGCAAGAAGTCCTTCTTCCTGGATAGCACCAAGACTCCGAACTTCGACGAATTCGAAAACTTCCTGAAGGGCGAAGTACGGTATGCTTCCCTGGCTAAGGGCTTCCCTGATATCGCTGAAGACCTGTATGCCAAGACCAAGAAAGACGCTGAAGAACGTCTGGCTGGTTATGTGAAACTGGACGCTGAAGACAAATAA
- a CDS encoding glycosyltransferase family 8 protein, which produces MEEIAVVLAADDNYAQHGAVACASILANHKKPLPVHFYFFSDGISEKKEAAIAATVTGQKGSITFIPTGKLDIKAHTSGHVNRAAYLRLLIPKLVPETVDRVIYLDTDLVVLGEIQELWEMELQGKPIGAVPDLGILASSRMRRQKEETLGIPEGELYFNSGVMVMDVAAWRSRGYGRQVMECVEKGNFRHHDQDGLNKVFYHNWQVLPLRWNVIPPVFTLPVKVLRKSRWRNLALEALERPAIFHWAGRYKPWEFAPRGRFNEKYYTYLAQTAFAGAKMPQPGKDMKGKSITRQEVRLKLAELWKKLF; this is translated from the coding sequence ATGGAAGAAATCGCTGTAGTACTGGCAGCCGATGACAACTATGCCCAGCATGGAGCCGTGGCCTGTGCCTCCATCCTGGCCAACCACAAGAAACCATTGCCGGTCCATTTTTATTTCTTCAGCGACGGCATCAGCGAAAAGAAGGAAGCGGCCATTGCGGCGACGGTCACCGGGCAGAAGGGAAGCATCACGTTCATTCCCACCGGGAAACTGGACATCAAGGCTCATACCAGCGGTCATGTGAACCGGGCAGCCTATCTGCGCCTCCTGATCCCCAAACTGGTCCCTGAGACGGTGGATCGGGTGATTTACCTGGACACGGACCTGGTGGTGCTGGGGGAAATCCAGGAACTGTGGGAGATGGAATTGCAGGGGAAACCCATCGGGGCCGTTCCGGATCTGGGGATCCTGGCTTCCTCCCGGATGCGACGGCAGAAGGAAGAAACCCTGGGAATCCCGGAGGGAGAACTGTATTTCAATTCCGGCGTAATGGTCATGGATGTGGCTGCCTGGCGCAGCAGGGGATATGGCCGGCAGGTGATGGAGTGCGTGGAAAAGGGAAATTTCCGCCACCATGACCAGGATGGGCTGAACAAGGTGTTCTACCACAACTGGCAGGTATTGCCCCTGCGCTGGAATGTGATCCCGCCGGTGTTTACCCTGCCGGTGAAAGTCCTGCGGAAATCCCGCTGGCGGAACCTGGCCCTGGAGGCCCTGGAACGGCCAGCCATCTTCCATTGGGCGGGGCGGTACAAACCTTGGGAATTTGCGCCCCGAGGACGGTTCAATGAAAAATACTATACGTATCTGGCACAGACCGCGTTTGCCGGGGCCAAGATGCCCCAACCGGGAAAGGATATGAAGGGGAAATCCATTACCCGGCAGGAAGTCCGGCTGAAGCTGGCGGAATTGTGGAAGAAGTTGTTTTGA
- a CDS encoding glycosyltransferase family 2 protein, which produces MGTCTVAILTKNEENHILDAIASAKPCAEQILVVDSGSTDHTVPLAREAGADVVFRDWDNDFAAQRNFALQQAAGDWILYLDADERMTPELVREVNKIKAGALDHQYSFKRINRAFGHQFHFGAFGPDRVKRLFPRDTVEWVGKVHERPECRLPLKELSEALLHETYDSYQEWWDKAGKYTSLWAEEAWARGRRATAGAAVRHALGGMVKVYLLQGGFLEGSRGFIAMLQHGLYTAVKYMKLVEKQQEKK; this is translated from the coding sequence ATGGGAACCTGTACCGTAGCCATTTTGACGAAAAACGAAGAAAACCATATCCTGGATGCCATCGCGTCTGCCAAACCCTGCGCTGAGCAGATCCTGGTGGTGGATTCCGGCAGTACGGATCACACCGTACCTTTGGCCCGGGAAGCAGGGGCGGACGTGGTGTTTCGGGACTGGGACAATGATTTTGCGGCCCAGAGGAATTTTGCCCTGCAGCAGGCTGCCGGTGACTGGATTCTCTATCTGGACGCAGATGAACGGATGACCCCGGAACTGGTCCGGGAAGTGAACAAAATCAAGGCCGGGGCCCTGGACCATCAGTATTCCTTCAAACGGATCAACCGGGCTTTTGGCCATCAGTTCCATTTCGGTGCTTTCGGTCCGGATCGGGTGAAACGCCTGTTCCCCCGGGATACTGTGGAATGGGTGGGCAAGGTCCACGAACGGCCTGAATGCCGGCTGCCGTTGAAGGAGCTGTCGGAAGCCCTGCTCCATGAGACCTATGATTCCTATCAGGAGTGGTGGGACAAGGCCGGAAAGTATACCAGCCTGTGGGCTGAAGAAGCCTGGGCCCGGGGCAGACGGGCCACAGCCGGAGCCGCGGTACGCCATGCCCTGGGGGGCATGGTAAAGGTGTATCTGCTCCAGGGCGGATTCCTGGAAGGAAGCAGAGGCTTCATCGCCATGCTGCAGCACGGTCTGTATACGGCGGTGAAGTATATGAAACTGGTGGAGAAACAGCAGGAGAAAAAATAA
- a CDS encoding LOG family protein: MNITVYLGANPGNRACYARYAYELGQWIGRNGHTLVYGGSRTGLMGKMADGALEAKGRVIGVEPRFFVEKELQHEGISELIVTETMGQRKAKMLELGEVFLAFPGGVGTLEEISEVMSREKMGLLSKPFAFLDFEGYYQPLKVLLETMADEGFVWKEWADKVPFLPDVQAVEKFILDTFPKL, encoded by the coding sequence ATGAACATCACTGTCTATCTGGGTGCCAACCCGGGAAACCGGGCCTGCTATGCCCGGTATGCCTATGAACTGGGCCAGTGGATCGGCCGGAACGGCCATACTTTGGTTTATGGTGGCAGCCGGACCGGCCTTATGGGTAAAATGGCCGATGGAGCACTGGAAGCCAAAGGACGGGTCATCGGGGTGGAACCCCGTTTCTTTGTGGAAAAGGAACTGCAGCACGAAGGGATCAGTGAACTGATCGTCACCGAGACCATGGGCCAGCGGAAAGCGAAAATGCTGGAGCTGGGGGAAGTGTTCCTGGCGTTTCCCGGGGGTGTGGGTACCCTGGAAGAAATCAGCGAAGTCATGAGCCGGGAAAAAATGGGGCTGCTGTCCAAACCCTTTGCCTTTTTGGATTTCGAAGGCTATTACCAGCCCCTGAAAGTCCTGCTGGAGACCATGGCCGACGAAGGGTTTGTGTGGAAAGAATGGGCGGACAAGGTCCCCTTCCTGCCGGATGTCCAGGCTGTTGAAAAATTCATTCTTGACACATTTCCAAAACTGTAA
- a CDS encoding Na/Pi cotransporter family protein, producing the protein MVQLFLFLGGISLFLYGMQLMGDGLQQAAGARLQKILGQLTKKTIYGVALGAGVTAVLQSSSATTVMTVGLVNAGLMNLEQAFGIVMGANIGTTMTAQLIAFNLTDYITLIIAIGFVMQIVCKKRTLKNLGYVLLGFGILMLGMSMMSNAVVPLRSDPRIVEYLGRFSSHPILGLLTGLCMTLVIQSSSATIGILMAMASQGLIPLEGAISVILGDNIGTCITAVIATLQSGLNAKRVACSHVMFNLCGSIIALCLLPFFIDFVRSISPAGNIGRQIANAHTTFNVVNTCIFLPLAPYFTRFIKKIMPGEENDISYQPKYLDKNVLGTPAVALGLATKEVVRMGDLALENIRKSFHCVDAYNKKDVEFILEHEPVIDSLEEAITVYLTKMSEKNMTKEMSNLHTGLLHACNDIERIGDHAETIAKRVRSMHEDGTTFSPEANREMKELEVLVVEAASKAMKALELEDKDLARESLDFSHQVKIKQKAMRKSHVERLNEGICTPETGFVMLELLINMKRVSDHSKNISQLVLGDF; encoded by the coding sequence TTGGTTCAGCTTTTCTTGTTTTTAGGCGGCATCTCACTTTTCCTGTACGGCATGCAGCTCATGGGCGACGGCCTGCAGCAGGCAGCCGGTGCCAGACTCCAGAAAATCCTGGGGCAGCTCACCAAAAAGACCATCTACGGGGTGGCTCTGGGGGCTGGGGTCACGGCCGTGCTCCAGTCTTCCAGCGCAACCACGGTGATGACCGTAGGCCTGGTCAATGCCGGCTTGATGAATCTGGAACAGGCATTCGGCATCGTCATGGGGGCCAATATCGGGACCACCATGACCGCACAGCTGATTGCCTTCAATCTGACTGATTACATCACCCTGATTATCGCTATCGGCTTCGTCATGCAGATCGTCTGCAAGAAACGGACCCTGAAGAACCTGGGCTATGTGCTCCTGGGATTTGGGATCCTGATGCTGGGCATGAGCATGATGAGCAATGCGGTGGTGCCTCTGCGGAGCGATCCCCGGATTGTGGAATACCTGGGCCGGTTCTCCAGCCATCCCATCCTGGGCCTCTTGACCGGTCTGTGTATGACCCTGGTGATTCAGTCTTCTTCTGCCACCATCGGGATCCTGATGGCCATGGCCAGCCAGGGGCTGATTCCCCTGGAAGGGGCCATCTCCGTCATCTTGGGGGATAACATCGGTACCTGCATCACTGCCGTCATCGCAACCCTGCAGAGTGGCCTGAACGCCAAACGGGTGGCCTGTTCCCATGTGATGTTCAACCTGTGCGGCAGTATCATCGCTCTGTGCCTGCTGCCTTTCTTCATCGATTTTGTCCGTTCCATTTCTCCGGCAGGGAACATTGGACGGCAGATCGCCAATGCCCATACCACTTTCAACGTGGTGAACACCTGTATCTTCCTGCCCCTGGCGCCGTACTTCACCCGGTTCATCAAAAAGATCATGCCCGGGGAAGAAAACGACATTTCCTACCAGCCCAAGTACCTGGACAAAAACGTGCTGGGTACGCCGGCTGTAGCTCTGGGCCTTGCCACCAAAGAAGTGGTGCGCATGGGTGACTTGGCCCTGGAAAACATCCGGAAATCCTTCCACTGTGTGGATGCCTATAACAAAAAGGATGTGGAATTCATCCTGGAACATGAACCGGTGATCGACAGCCTGGAAGAGGCCATTACCGTGTACCTGACCAAGATGAGCGAAAAGAATATGACCAAGGAGATGAGTAATCTCCATACGGGTCTGCTCCATGCCTGCAACGACATCGAACGCATCGGCGACCATGCCGAAACCATCGCCAAACGGGTGCGCAGCATGCACGAGGATGGCACTACGTTCTCGCCGGAAGCCAACCGGGAAATGAAGGAACTGGAAGTGCTGGTGGTGGAAGCTGCCAGTAAGGCAATGAAAGCCCTGGAACTGGAGGACAAGGACCTGGCACGGGAATCCCTGGACTTCTCCCATCAGGTGAAGATCAAGCAGAAGGCCATGCGCAAGAGCCACGTGGAACGGCTGAATGAAGGAATCTGCACGCCGGAAACCGGCTTTGTCATGCTGGAACTGCTGATCAACATGAAGCGGGTCAGCGACCACAGCAAAAATATTTCTCAGCTGGTACTGGGAGATTTCTAA